Proteins encoded together in one Candidatus Hydrogenedentota bacterium window:
- a CDS encoding ROK family protein, producing MPLSWMLSSPEIEAPLDPNFKPPVLANRNYREALHAFGGGVPIVLGLEQGDGTVSRYETRIFADDHARASSNNFYVERILKFLLWQRGACRVYVGGSKRVGAYLQQCYSPKGDRAFDANFMGELVYEKPFSVILCDLEDVPAANENPQALGRHLEGCRVGFDLGGSDRKVSAVIDGEAVYSEEVVWEPAKNTNPDYHYNEVMTAIKTAASKMPRVDAIGGSAAGVYVNNRAMVASLFRGVPKEDFHRVKDMFLRIGKEMGVPLVIVNDGEVTALAGSMSLEDNGVLGIAMGTSEAGGYVNLDGNITGWLDELAFCPVDYNSAAPVEDWSGDIGVGATYFSQQCVFRLAPKVGFTLPTDIILAEKLKIVQEKLEAGDEGARKIWETMGVYLGYTLAHYADFYTIKHALILGRVTSGIGGELMLNGANHVLSKAFPELAETMHVQLPDEKSRRVGQSIAAASLPVIPA from the coding sequence ATGCCTTTAAGCTGGATGTTATCTTCACCCGAAATTGAAGCTCCGCTGGATCCGAATTTCAAACCGCCGGTTCTCGCCAATCGTAATTATCGCGAGGCGCTCCATGCTTTTGGAGGCGGCGTACCGATTGTGTTGGGTCTCGAACAAGGAGACGGAACCGTATCACGCTATGAAACACGCATCTTTGCAGATGATCACGCACGGGCCTCCTCCAACAACTTCTATGTTGAACGTATTTTGAAGTTCTTGTTGTGGCAGCGCGGCGCGTGCCGTGTTTATGTGGGCGGCTCTAAACGGGTGGGCGCTTACTTACAGCAATGTTACAGTCCCAAAGGCGACCGTGCATTCGACGCTAATTTCATGGGTGAGCTGGTCTATGAAAAGCCCTTTTCCGTGATCCTCTGTGACCTCGAAGACGTACCGGCAGCCAATGAGAATCCGCAAGCCCTCGGCCGCCATTTAGAAGGCTGCCGTGTGGGATTCGATCTGGGCGGTTCCGACCGCAAAGTCAGCGCGGTCATTGACGGTGAAGCCGTATATAGTGAAGAGGTCGTTTGGGAGCCTGCCAAAAACACCAATCCCGACTATCACTACAACGAAGTGATGACTGCCATTAAAACGGCGGCTTCGAAAATGCCTCGTGTTGATGCAATCGGCGGCAGCGCCGCAGGCGTGTACGTGAACAACCGCGCCATGGTCGCTTCGCTCTTTCGCGGCGTGCCCAAAGAGGATTTCCATCGGGTAAAAGATATGTTCCTGCGCATCGGCAAAGAGATGGGCGTTCCCCTCGTCATTGTGAATGACGGGGAAGTGACCGCTCTCGCAGGCTCCATGTCCCTCGAAGATAACGGTGTGCTCGGCATTGCCATGGGCACCAGTGAAGCTGGCGGCTACGTCAATCTTGACGGCAACATTACAGGATGGCTCGACGAATTGGCTTTCTGTCCCGTTGACTACAACAGTGCTGCGCCCGTGGAAGATTGGTCCGGCGACATCGGCGTCGGCGCCACCTATTTCTCCCAACAATGTGTTTTCCGTCTTGCGCCGAAAGTGGGCTTTACGCTGCCTACCGATATTATTCTTGCCGAAAAACTCAAAATCGTCCAGGAAAAACTGGAAGCCGGCGATGAAGGCGCCCGTAAAATTTGGGAAACCATGGGCGTTTATCTGGGCTATACCCTCGCCCATTATGCAGATTTTTATACGATCAAACATGCCTTGATTCTGGGACGGGTTACCTCAGGCATAGGCGGTGAGCTGATGCTGAACGGTGCGAATCACGTTTTATCGAAGGCATTTCCTGAGTTGGCAGAGACCATGCACGTCCAGCTTCCCGATGAAAAGAGCCGTCGTGTCGGCCAATCTATCGCAGCGGCGAGTTTGCCTGTCATTCCTGCCTAA